Part of the Streptomyces sp. NBC_01264 genome, CGCTGCTGGCCGCGGAGCCGATGCGCTACCTCCACGCCCTGCACTCGGTGGGTGAGCCGGAGTGGGTCCTCATGGAGGAAGTCCCGGACGTCCTGCCGCTGTGGCGGCAGTACGCCGTGATCCTTCGGGGCTGGGGCTTCTCCGTCTGGACCGGAATCCTTAACGCTGCCGATTACGGGGTGCCCCAGACCCGGCGGCGGGCGATCCTGATCGCCTCCCGGACCCGCGTGGCCGAACCGCCGACGCCGACCCACGCGCAGGCTGCCGAGCCCGAGTCGTTGTTCGGCCCGGGTCGCGAGAAGTGGGTGTCCATGGCTGAGGCCCTCGGCTGGGGCGCAACCGACCGCCCCGTCCCGACGGTATGCGCCGGCGGGGGCCCAGGCGGAGGGCCGGAGCCCTTCCCGTCCGGGGCCCGCAAGACCCTGGCCGACGCCCGCGACCGCGGCACCTGGAAGCCTCCCGCCTCGCGCCCCGCCACCCAGCGGAAGCGAACGCGTCCGTCTCGCTCTGAAGCTTCGGCTTGTACCTGCGGGAGGCACCCCTGGGCCTGGTCGCTCCGGAGCAACAACCAGGCCAACGCCACCATCCGCGCCATCGACGAGCCGGCCGGGACCTTGTTCTTCGGGCACCGGGCGAACGAGTGCGTGTGGGTCGCGGAGCCCGCGAACACCGCCACCGGCGGGGAGGCAGCCGCGCCTGACCCCATCCGGATCACCGCCGCCGAAGCAGGGGCGCTGCAGACCTTCCCCGCGGGCTATCCGTGGGCCGGCACGAAGGGAGCCCAGTTCAGTCAGATAGGCAACGCTGTCCCACCCCTGCTGACCGGCCACCTCCTTGCGCCGCATCTCGGCAAGAGCCTCACTCGCGCCGACTTCATCCTGGCTGCCTGATGCCCATCGTTCCGCGGCCCGACCCGGACTTCGGGCTGGCGGACATCCCACCGAATCCACCTGTCCACTACGCCGAGCAGGCCCTCCTCGGCGCCCTTCTCCTCGACCCGCACCGGATCAAGACGATCGGCCCCCTCGACCCCGATCGCTTCGCCTCCGCCAACCACCGGGCACTCTTCGCGGCGATGGCCACGCTCACCGCACCGGCCCCAGACCTCCATGCCAGGGAACCGGTGTGGATCGCAGCCGTCCTCGCCCACGCACGCCCTCACGCCCGCGGGCTGACCCCCAGCTACCTCCACGCCCTGGCCGGTGCCTGCCCCGATCCCGCTCACGCCCCCGCCTACGCGCGGATGGTCCGGTCCGACCACGCCCGACGAACCGTCCTCATGCACGCCGGCCTCCTCGTCCAGGCGGCGAACGACCCCGGGCTCCCCGACCCCACCGCCGTGACGCTGCGCCGGGCGGACGCTCTTACCGCGCTCCTCGATCATCTGGCCGCCACCTTCCCCTCCCATCCCGGCTCACTGCCCCGCACCCCACCGCCGGCACCGCCGAACCACCAGGAGGGCACTGAAGCCGCCGGGGAGGAGCAGCTGCTGCTGTCGACGGCCGCCGCGTATCCGGCGGCACTGGCGTCGATGCGGTGGCTGCGCCCGGAGGACTTCACCACCGTGCTGTACGGCGGGCTGTACCGGTGTTTGACCTCCCTGGCCGGTCGGGGAGAGCCGGTCGACAAGGTGACCGTGCTCTGGGAGGCCCAGCAACAGGGTTTGCTGACAGCCGCGTTCGGCTCGCAGGAAGCCCTGGAGCTGCTGGCCACCCCGGCAGGAACCCCAGAGCACTGGGGCGAGCAGATCCTCCGGCGCTCCCTCCTGCACCGCGCCCACCTCACGGGGCTGCATGTCCAGGCCTTCACCCAGGACCTGACGAACTCCCCTCACCAAGTGATCACCGGCAGTCGCCGGGCCCTCGCCCACCTCGCCGGGGTCCGGGCCCGCTGGCAGCAGGCCACCGGCCGGACGCCAGCGGGACGCCCGCCGACACCGCCTGTCCCAGCCTCCCGGGCCGGGCCCTCTCCTCAGCGGACCAGCCTCCCACCCGCCTCCTCACGATCCCCCCGATAAACCCACCCGACCGGGTCCGGCCGGCCACTCGCTGGCCGGACCCGAGAAGCGAGCCGCATGCCCCACGCCACACCCGACACCCACGATGTCCACCTGGCCCTCCACCCCGACCACAGCAGCGCCGTGATCGCCACCATCAGCACCCCCGACCGCTACCTCGCCCGCGCCGTGCTCACCGAGTACGGATTCCGCCCGACCGGCGACAACAGCATGGTCCTGGCCCGAATCGACCACGACGAACCCCACCATGCCGAGAAGGCCGCCTTCGCCCTCCGTCAGAGCGGCGCAATCGTGGAGATCACCGCCGCCCTCCAGGAGGAGATCGACACCGAGTGGACCTACGGCAACGCCCCAACGCACTGGACGTGGCTGACTCGGGAGGAGATCCGCGAGGCCACCGGTGAAGCCCAGCAGATCCACGACGACATCGCCGCCGGCCGCCTCGTCATCCACCTCCACGCCCGTGACAACTGGACCACCCTCGCAGTGGGCACCTACACCGGAGGCAAGAGCGTCCACCTCCACGGAGAAGACCACTTGCGCACGGAGGAGACGGACTACACCTCCGAGGCCGAGGCAGTGGCCGACTTCCATCGCCGCCACACCGTTGCGGTCCGCCCCGGACCAGCCCCTCTCACTGACATCGAGCGAGCCGCCGGCGAAGCCCTGGGGGTGGCACCACCCTCCACGGCGCCGACAGCGACGCCAATGACCGTCGCGGCCGAGGAGGCGTCACAGCTGGTACCTGTGTACGCCAATGGCCCTGGCGA contains:
- a CDS encoding DnaB-like helicase N-terminal domain-containing protein, with amino-acid sequence MPIVPRPDPDFGLADIPPNPPVHYAEQALLGALLLDPHRIKTIGPLDPDRFASANHRALFAAMATLTAPAPDLHAREPVWIAAVLAHARPHARGLTPSYLHALAGACPDPAHAPAYARMVRSDHARRTVLMHAGLLVQAANDPGLPDPTAVTLRRADALTALLDHLAATFPSHPGSLPRTPPPAPPNHQEGTEAAGEEQLLLSTAAAYPAALASMRWLRPEDFTTVLYGGLYRCLTSLAGRGEPVDKVTVLWEAQQQGLLTAAFGSQEALELLATPAGTPEHWGEQILRRSLLHRAHLTGLHVQAFTQDLTNSPHQVITGSRRALAHLAGVRARWQQATGRTPAGRPPTPPVPASRAGPSPQRTSLPPASSRSPR
- a CDS encoding DUF317 domain-containing protein, with protein sequence MPHATPDTHDVHLALHPDHSSAVIATISTPDRYLARAVLTEYGFRPTGDNSMVLARIDHDEPHHAEKAAFALRQSGAIVEITAALQEEIDTEWTYGNAPTHWTWLTREEIREATGEAQQIHDDIAAGRLVIHLHARDNWTTLAVGTYTGGKSVHLHGEDHLRTEETDYTSEAEAVADFHRRHTVAVRPGPAPLTDIERAAGEALGVAPPSTAPTATPMTVAAEEASQLVPVYANGPGDHEALLNEFFTTHGEWEKWRPHDETTIASHESLTLRVEFLHDAAHGDSLWTIAAYESPVGERHWHATATPATPVEIMRVLLNSLSTEDSWPRSFTCARRRRWFGWVSAS
- a CDS encoding DNA cytosine methyltransferase produces the protein MRYVFDLFAGPGGWSHALHVLGVRDIGLEWDEWACKTRGRAGQLTIRTDVAMYPAWPLVGRTDGFLASPPCQAWSMAGRRLGLLDQPLVHQAVADLAVGRDTREQLLAACKDPRSLLAAEPMRYLHALHSVGEPEWVLMEEVPDVLPLWRQYAVILRGWGFSVWTGILNAADYGVPQTRRRAILIASRTRVAEPPTPTHAQAAEPESLFGPGREKWVSMAEALGWGATDRPVPTVCAGGGPGGGPEPFPSGARKTLADARDRGTWKPPASRPATQRKRTRPSRSEASACTCGRHPWAWSLRSNNQANATIRAIDEPAGTLFFGHRANECVWVAEPANTATGGEAAAPDPIRITAAEAGALQTFPAGYPWAGTKGAQFSQIGNAVPPLLTGHLLAPHLGKSLTRADFILAA